The sequence below is a genomic window from Mesotoga infera.
ATAATCATGATCTCATCGGATATGCCTGAATTGCTTTCGATGAGCGACAGGATAGGGGTCATGAGGAACGGAAGATTGGTCGATATTGTTCAGAACAAAGACATAGAAGAAGAAGATATGATAAAACGCTTCATAGGTGTCTAGTGCTCGCAGGAGGGAATACGATAATGAGTAAGGATGACACGAATGTGCAGAAAAGAAGAATTCTTTCGAGAAAGAGGAGCTCGATTCTAAAGAGCCAGTGGTTCTATCTGCTCATTGCAGAAGTAACAATAGCCATAATTACAGGCCTGGTAAACCCAAGATTCTTCACAACAAGCAATGTGATGAATATTCTTGAACAGATAGCCGTTCTGGGCATCGTATCTTCGGGGATGACCTTGCTGATAATTTCCGGCGAGATAGACATCTCAGTCGGAGCGAATATTGGTCTTTCTTCTGTCGTTATGGCAATGATGATCAAAGGGGGGTACGGCTATCTTCTCGCAGTCCTTGTTGGAATAGCGCTGGCCGTTTTCAATAGCCTATTAGTTGGAATAACTGCGAGAGCGTTCAAGGCTCCCTCATTCATTACTTCACTGGCCTTCATCAGCGTCTTTCAAGGAGTTGCGCTTGCGATAACAAAGGGCTCTTTTCAAACAATATACGGTCAGTTTGAGTTTATTGGCACTTTCAGGCTCTGGCAAATCGTGCCGTTGAGCTTTCTGATCAGCATCGCCGCGTACATTGTGATGCACTTCATGCTGTCGTATACGAAGCTTGGGAGACGAACATATGCAGTCGGAAGCAATCCATCGGCGGCCTTCCTTTCGGGTATCTCCGTCAACAAAGCTAAGCTTACTGCCTTTGCGCTTAACGGGTTGTTTATAGGTGTTGCATCAATGGTATTGCTCTCAAGAATAGGAGCCGCCCAACCTTCGACGGGCAGTGGAACCGAGCTGAAGGCGATCGGAGCCGTAGTTATTGGAGGCACTCCTCTTGCGGGAGGAAAGGGGCGGATAATCGGCACCTTCTTTGGTGTTTTGCTGATGGGTATAATATCGAATTCACTCAATATGCTTAGGGTTAACCCTTACTTCCAGACAGTAACCTTCGGTGTGCTGATAATAGCTTCCCTTGCAGTGAGTGTTCTGAGTTCCTACAAAAAGAAAGAGAAGATAAAGCCTCAATCAGTAAGGGAGGAGAACTCATGAAACCACAGAACTATGTCTTGATCAATCAGGAGATTGAGAAGAGGTTCGTCCAGGAAAAGAAGAGAAGACCCGAGAGATTTAGACGCAGGCTTTCTCTTTCATGGAGTATCTGGATGTTTGGAACCGAGCCTATCGAAGACTCTCTCGAAAGGCTTCAGAGAAATGGTCTTGAGTATGTTGAGATAAAGGGCGACACATCGGTTCCAAAGGAGAAAATGAAACGAGCCCTTGAGCGCTGCGGAATAAGGGTCTCCGGAGCCTGCGGCATGTTTTCGCCCGAAAGGGACCTCTCGAGCGCTTCAATAGACTCGCAAGAGAATGCAATCGATTACGTTCGTCGGGTTTCTCGCTACGTTGCCGACCTCGATGGGGTATACATGATCATAGTTCCTGGAGCGGTGGGAAGGCCCGAAGCAGTTGACAACCTCGAGATTGAAAGAAGTGCCGAAGCTTTGAAGCGATGTGCCAGCTATTTCGAGAATACCGGAGTGAAACCTGCAATAGAACCGATTAGGTCGGCAGAAGTAAGTCTGGTTCACACGATCGATGAAGCTCTGATGTATTTGGAGAAAGTTGATGAACCCTTGATAAACTCACTGAATGGTGACATATACCATATGCTGAACGGAGAAAGAAACGTCGGTGAAGCTATTCTAAAGTGCGGTGAGAGACTGGTGAATCTTCATATTGCCGACAGCAACAGAGATGCGCCCGGAAAAGGCCAGATAGATATTGATACTGCGATTATGGCAGCCTATCTCACCGGTATGAATATAGAAGGAAGATTCATCACATTTGAGCCCCTCGGCCCCTATCCCGACCCGTATGTTCTCTCGACGGGTCCGTGTAATGTCGCAGTTATGGATCGGCTCGTCAAAGATTCAGTTGAATACTTCAGAGAGCGTGAGGAAATAGTCCGCTCACTGTAAACTTGGAGGAATCGCTATGAAGATAGGTTTTCACACAGATGCTTTCAATTCGGCAGTATTTAGTTTTGAAAAGGCGCTAAATTGGGCCAAGGAGAATGACGTTCATTATATCGAGCCGGGCATAATAGACGGTGTTTCATGGATTCACGGTCTAGGATACTTTCCTCACATTTCGCTCTCCGAGGACCCGCTGAAAACGAAAATCAAGATGGAGGAGTACGGAGTGCGGTTTTCACAGATAGATTCGGCCTATCCCCTTTCCGGTAA
It includes:
- a CDS encoding ABC transporter permease — its product is MSKDDTNVQKRRILSRKRSSILKSQWFYLLIAEVTIAIITGLVNPRFFTTSNVMNILEQIAVLGIVSSGMTLLIISGEIDISVGANIGLSSVVMAMMIKGGYGYLLAVLVGIALAVFNSLLVGITARAFKAPSFITSLAFISVFQGVALAITKGSFQTIYGQFEFIGTFRLWQIVPLSFLISIAAYIVMHFMLSYTKLGRRTYAVGSNPSAAFLSGISVNKAKLTAFALNGLFIGVASMVLLSRIGAAQPSTGSGTELKAIGAVVIGGTPLAGGKGRIIGTFFGVLLMGIISNSLNMLRVNPYFQTVTFGVLIIASLAVSVLSSYKKKEKIKPQSVREENS
- a CDS encoding sugar phosphate isomerase/epimerase, with product MKPQNYVLINQEIEKRFVQEKKRRPERFRRRLSLSWSIWMFGTEPIEDSLERLQRNGLEYVEIKGDTSVPKEKMKRALERCGIRVSGACGMFSPERDLSSASIDSQENAIDYVRRVSRYVADLDGVYMIIVPGAVGRPEAVDNLEIERSAEALKRCASYFENTGVKPAIEPIRSAEVSLVHTIDEALMYLEKVDEPLINSLNGDIYHMLNGERNVGEAILKCGERLVNLHIADSNRDAPGKGQIDIDTAIMAAYLTGMNIEGRFITFEPLGPYPDPYVLSTGPCNVAVMDRLVKDSVEYFREREEIVRSL